The following coding sequences lie in one Arachis hypogaea cultivar Tifrunner chromosome 4, arahy.Tifrunner.gnm2.J5K5, whole genome shotgun sequence genomic window:
- the LOC140184248 gene encoding uncharacterized protein, protein MKSPGYVKDVQRLAGRLTALSRFLGASAAKALPFFNLMRKGIAFEWTPACEEAFNHFKEILAALPVLGKPKVGEPLYLYLAIMEEALTAVLTKAILPRPPDRRENRPVNPSNTRNGRVPSGSNRDPTEEAGIRWRFHVDRASNQTSGGAGIILENPAVVIYEQSTKFEFPVSNNQAEYETLLGGLTLAREVGVTRLEVCSDSQVVISQVNGSYQARDSLLQKYLEKVRGLCKQFEEVTIQHVPRERNTRADLLSKQACMKSGVGNRSLIQGMVKELAVALHLTKLSPSWLDPIIDFLESGSHPDDEKAAKVLRSEVITRFGIPEVVISDNGTQFTDKKFIKFLNGLGIKQKFSSVEHPQTNGQVESTNKVILLGLKKRLDNKKGALADKLALVLWSYRTTEQSSMGETPFRLTYGVDAMIPVEIGEPSPRFLLKGVEEAVEKDLVDEAREMAHLTEVALKQRMALRYNAKVLRREFGKKELVLRHNDIGLPTQGEGKLATNWEGPYRVKEVLGKAAYKLEKLDGKEIPRTWNASNLRRFYS, encoded by the exons ATGAAGAGCCCAGGCTATGTCAAAGACGTCCAAAGGCTGGCAGGAAGGCTCACTGCGCTGTCCCGCTTCCTCGGAGCGTCGGCAGCGAAAGCCTTACCCTTCTTCAATCTGATGAGAAAGGGGATAGCATTTGAATGGACTCCTGCGTGCGAGGAGGCGTTCAATCACTTCAAAGAGATCCTGGCAGCACTCCCGGTACTCGGAAAGCCCAAGGTCGGAGAACCACTCTACCTGTACCTTGCCATAATGGAGGAAGCACTTACAGCGGTTTTG ACTAAGGCAATACTTCCAAGGCCACCAGATCGTCGTGAGAACAGACCAGTAAATCCGTCAA ACACAAGAAATGGCAGAGTTCCTAGTGGAAGTAACAGGGACCCAACCGAAGAAGCAGGCATACGATGGAGGTTCCATGTAGACagggcctccaaccaaacgtcgGGGGGCGCTGGGATCATCTTAGAAAACCCAGCTGTGGTCATATACGAACAATCAACCAAGTTCGAGTTTCCTgtgtcgaacaaccaagcagaatacgagaCCCTCTTGGGAGGCCTAACCCTAGCTCGGGAAGTCGGGGTGACGAGGCTAGAGGTGTGTAGCGACTCACAGGTCGTTATCTCACAAGTaaacggaagctaccaagccagagactcGCTATTGCAAAAGTACTTGGAGAAGGTTAGGGGGTTGTGCAAGCAGTTCGAGGAAGTCACGATCCAACATGTTCCAagggaaaggaacacacgggcagacctcctatcTAAGCAAGCATGCATGAAATCGGGAGTCGGCAACCGATCTCTCATCCAAGGCATGGTAAAGGAACTAGCAGTTGCCCTCCACTTGACAAAGTTAAGCCCCTCTTGGTTGGACCCCATCATTGATTTCCTGGAAAGCGGAAGCCACCCTGACGATGAGAAGGCAGCTAAAGTGCTGAGAAGTGAG gtgataactcgATTCGGCATCCCGGAAGTCGTCATCTCAGACAACGGGACGCAATtcactgataagaagttcatAAAATTCCTCAACGGTCTGGGTATAAAACAGAAATTCTCTTCGGTAGAGCACCCCCAGACGAATGGGCAAGTCGAGTCCACAAATAAGGTCATCTTGCTGGGCCTCAAGAAGCGACTGGATAACAAAAAAGGTGCATTGGCCGACAAACTCGCTTTGGTCCTTTGGTCTTACCGTACAACCGAGCAGTCCTCCATGGGAGAAACCCCCTTCCGCCTGACGTACGGGGTGGACGCGATGATACCCGTAGAAATCGGCGAGCCGAGCCCGCGGTTTCTtctgaagggagtagaagaagcagTGGAGAAGGACCTGGTGGATGAGGCCAGGGAGATGGCCCATTTAACAGAAGTAGCACTGAAGCAAAGAATGGCCCTGCGCTACAACGCCAAAGTTCTCAGGAGGGAATTTGGAAAAAAAGAGCTTGTCTTGCGACACAACGACATAGGGCTACCGACCCAAGGGGAAGGAAAACTGGCTACAaattgggaaggcccctacagagtcAAAGAAGTGCTCGGCAAAGCCGCCTACAAATTAGAGAAGCTCGACGGCAAGGAAATCCCGAGAACATGGAATGCAAGTAACTTGAGAAGATTTTATTCCTAG